The genomic window TGGTGCCGGTACCGACGTAGTAGCGCCCGGCGAACTGCTCGGCGGAGGTCACCTGCGACGTCGACTGCCGGGTGTAGCCGGCCGTGTTGACGTTGGTGATGTTGTTGCCGGTGGTGCTCAGCGCCGTTTGCGAGGCGTTGAGGCCGGACAGTCCGATGGAGAGGAGGCTCATGGTCGTTCCTTAGCGCGGTCCTTCGTACAGGGCGTCACAGTGCGCGAGTCGGGGTGTCGGTCATCGCCACGGTCTGGTAGACCTGCATCTGCTTGGCGATCTGGTTCACCTTGCGCGCGTAGTGCGGGTCGGTGGCGTAGCCGGCGCGCTGCAGCTCCTTCATGAATTGCTCGGGGCGCGCGGCGGAATCCAGCGCGCCCTGGTAACGGTCGTTGTTCTGCAGGAAGCTGACGTAGTCCTGGAAGCTCTGCTCGAAGGAGTTGTAGGCGCGGAACGAGGCCACTTCCTTCACTTCCCTGCCCTTCTCGAATTCGGTGGTGGTGGCGCGGGCCGAGTCGCCCTTCCAGCTCGAACCGGTCTTGATGCCGAACAGGTTGTGGCTGCTGCTGCCGTCGCGCTGGGCGATCATCTTCTTGCCCCAGCCGGTTTCCAGCGCGGCCTGGGCCACCAGGTAGCGCGGGTCCACGCCGATGCGCTTCGCCGCGCGTTCGGCCATGGGCAGCATGGTGCTGATGAAGTCGTCGGCGGAGGCGAACATCGACTTGCCCGGCTGGGTGGAGATCGCCGAGACGTCGACGTCGGCCACCGGCACGGTGGTGTCGATCTGCTGGGTGTAGGCCTTGCTGCCGCGCCAGTCGTTGCTGGCCAGCTGCGCGGGCTGGTTGGCGGTGGAGGCCACGGCGGCGCCGGCGCCCGGCACGATGCCGGCGGCGATACGCTGGGCGAGCTTGCCCGGCAGCGCGAGGCGGCGGGCGTTCAGCGCCTGGCGATCGTCACGGCCGGCCTCGGGCTGCGGCAAGGCCTTGCCGTTGGCGGCAAACACGCTCGGGGTCTTCTGCCGGTCGGACGCCGCAGCCACCGCCGCCGCGCTCGACGCGCCATCGGCCGCGGTCTGGGCGAACGGGTTGTTGCCGGTGTGGCGTACGCCCTGCATCTTTTCCATCTGCTTGACCAGCACGTCGGCCAGGCC from Pseudomonas sp. GCEP-101 includes these protein-coding regions:
- the flgJ gene encoding flagellar assembly peptidoglycan hydrolase FlgJ, coding for MDARLLSAGTANTDSGSYTDLNRLSAMKTGSNRDSAGNIRKVAQEFESLFMNEMLKSMRSANEVFAKDNPMNSEAAKQYQDMYDHQLSVSLATQGHGIGLADVLVKQMEKMQGVRHTGNNPFAQTAADGASSAAAVAAASDRQKTPSVFAANGKALPQPEAGRDDRQALNARRLALPGKLAQRIAAGIVPGAGAAVASTANQPAQLASNDWRGSKAYTQQIDTTVPVADVDVSAISTQPGKSMFASADDFISTMLPMAERAAKRIGVDPRYLVAQAALETGWGKKMIAQRDGSSSHNLFGIKTGSSWKGDSARATTTEFEKGREVKEVASFRAYNSFEQSFQDYVSFLQNNDRYQGALDSAARPEQFMKELQRAGYATDPHYARKVNQIAKQMQVYQTVAMTDTPTRAL